The Flavobacterium commune genome contains the following window.
CACACCGTATCGCTATTAGTATAAACTTTTCGGTCTAATTGCAGGTATATTTTTTCGGCAAAGGAAGTATTGGAAACAATTAAGTCGCTTTCTTGTGCCTCAATATGGAGTGGAAATAACAGTAAAAACCAAATAAGTATAGTGATGATTTTGCTATAATCTTTATTTGGTGATTTTTCCATATCGACAGACTTATTTTTGTGATTAAATAATTGTTTATCAGTTTGATGCACTGTATCTAAAAATTCTGGTTTAGCATGTTATAACAAAACAGCATTTTTTTGAGCAGTATCAAATATAGAAAATAATTCAATTAAAAATACGATTTTTCGTATTTTTAATTGCTATTCGAAGTGTAGAGCTGGATATTGGCTTAATAAGGATTTTTAGAGTAAATTTTTTCGAAAATAAGAACAACTAGAATTCCTGTAGCGTAAGCAAACAAATCCAAGTAAGAAAAGGAATTACCAAGAATAGCCTTTGCAATTCCTGAATGTTCCAAGCCGAGCTTTCCAATTAAATCTAAATATTGTGTGAATTCAACGAAAAAAGAAAAACAAAATACAATTATTGCAGTAGTCCAAACCGAGAAATTGAGAAAGGATTTTAAAAAACAATAAATCAAGATTACTATTAAAACATCCCCAAAATAAGGTCTTATCAATTGGTCATGTACAAACAAAGCGATTAAGGTTTCTACCAGAAATAGTAAAACCGTAAATGTAAAATAAGTTTTGTTGAATTGTAGCAATTTGTTTGGTTTTACGATACTCTATGGAATTTGAATTTTAGAATCCACAAAAAATCATAAACCTAAAAATTTCTTTTGTTGGTCTTTTGTGAGTTTTTTTGTTTTTCCTGAATCAGTCTGTAAGATAGATTTATCAATTTTAGCGATCAATTCACTTTCGCTTAGCGAAGTTTCCTCATCATATCTTGTAATTTCAAAACGAACTTTCATTTTTTCCAATAAGAATTTTAGCAAAGATTTTAGCTTTTAGTATTTCGGATAAATTGTTATACGATCCATTTTTTTAGATTAAAATCAACTATATAAAAGTAAAGAAAAGTATCAAATGCTATGCTGTTATTACTTGATTATTGTTCTGTTGGGAATTTTGAAATGTCCATGTAGAAAATTTCCCAGGTGTGTCCGTCAAAATCTTCAATGGTTCGCTGTTGCATAAAACCGTAATCCCTCATTTCGTTAGGTTCTGTTCCCCCTGCTTTTAATCCGTTTGTCATGATGTTGTTTACTTCATCAACACTGTCAACCGATAAGGAGAAAAGTCCTGCTACGGCTGATTTTGTATCGGCAATGGGTTTGGTTGCAAAGCTGGCAAACTTTTCGTGCGATAAAAGCATTACAAAAATGTTTTCACTCCAAACCATACACTTTCCGGCATCGTCCGAAAATTGAGGATTATTTGTAAAACCCAATGCAGTATAAAAATCCATAGACTTTTGAACGTCTTTTACTGCTAAATTGATAAAAACTTGTTTTGCCATTTTTTAAATATTTAGTTTTTAGATTGAAAAGGACTTTGTGTCTGTTGATGTTTTGGTAATCATCGGGTTTGTAGCTGAATTAGGCTTTGTTTTAGGCTTTTGCCAAATGCAAAAACATCTTTCCATTAAGCCTATTACCCAAATCCGTTGTAGTGAATGTTACCAGTAGTTTAGTTTCTTCTTAATATAAATTCTCCGTTTTCTTCACATAAAAATGGAGTTTCGTTCACGATTTTTAATTTTTTTAAACCGATTTCAGTAAAATAATAATGACCCAAATATTTTTTTCCTTTGCTCAATATTTCCACATTCTCAAACCTACAGTATTTATCAGTTGGGATAATTGTCATATTATATTTTTTTAAATTTGTTTTAGTCGGCATATTTCCAACTCCTTTATCAATAGATACCATTCTAATTTGGATTTCTTGATTAATTGATACTGCAATTGAATCCGAAATTATTTCGCTTTGTTCATTTGATTGCCAATTTTTCGAAATATAAAACTTATCATTTTCAATTTTCAGTAATATTGATTGAAAATATTTTTCCCCATCAATTACAAAATCATAAACTCCATTTGGGACTAAATAAAAACCTCTTTTATTGTATATTGGCGTTAGTTTTGAAATACTGTTTATAGAATCTTTGTTTACAAATTGTATGATTCTACAATTCTTATCAATTTCTTTATTTTGTCCGTAAGAAGAGAAAGTATAAATAAATGTGAGTATGATAATTATTGTTTTCACTCTTTTTTAGTTTTAAATTACTGCCAATTTGTGCATTCTCGCTATAAAATAGCGAGAATCTATCCGTTTTGGGTGTATAGTCGCTATTGGATAACGTATTTTTATCCAAATATAAAAATAATAATTGTATTACAAATTATTCAGAAAGACAATTTCAATATCAAAAAAGAACAGCATAAAAAAAATCCGACTGGTTTGCACCAATCGGATTTTGTATATAATTTGAAATCTAATCCCGATAACTATCAGGACTGAAATCTAGATGTGAATTACTTCACCATAAGCAGCAGCAACAGCTTCCATAACTGCCTCACTCATTGTTGGGTGTGGGTGGATTGCTTTAAGGATTTCGTGACCTGTAGTTTCCAGTTTACGGGCTACAACTGCCTCAGCAATCATATCCGTAACTCCGGCACCAATCATGTGACATCCTAACCATTCTCCGTATTTAGCATCAAAGATTACTTTTACAAATCCGTCAGCATTTCCAGATGCTTTTGCTTTTCCAGATGCTACGAATGGAAATTTTCCAATTTTCAAATCGTATCCTTTTTCTCTGGCTGCTTTTTCAGTTAGACCTACAGAAGCAATTTCTGGAGTAGCATAAGTACAACCTGGTACGTTTCCGTAATCGATAGCTTCTACGTGCATACCTGCAATTTTCTCTACGCAGTTGATTCCTTCAGCTGAAGCTACGTGAGCCAAAGCCTGTCCCGGAGTTACGTCACCAATAGCGTAGTAACCTGGGATATTAGTTGCGTTGTAAGCGTTTACTAAGATTTTATCTCTGTCAGTAGCAATACCTACTTCTTCTAATCCGATGTTTTCGATGTTAGTTTTGATACCAACAGCAGAAAGTAAAATATCAGCTTCTAAAATTT
Protein-coding sequences here:
- a CDS encoding VOC family protein, yielding MAKQVFINLAVKDVQKSMDFYTALGFTNNPQFSDDAGKCMVWSENIFVMLLSHEKFASFATKPIADTKSAVAGLFSLSVDSVDEVNNIMTNGLKAGGTEPNEMRDYGFMQQRTIEDFDGHTWEIFYMDISKFPTEQ
- a CDS encoding ribosomal maturation YjgA family protein, which gives rise to MLQFNKTYFTFTVLLFLVETLIALFVHDQLIRPYFGDVLIVILIYCFLKSFLNFSVWTTAIIVFCFSFFVEFTQYLDLIGKLGLEHSGIAKAILGNSFSYLDLFAYATGILVVLIFEKIYSKNPY